In bacterium, the genomic window GCCCTTCTTCCTTTTTTGCGGGATAGTTCGTCTGGATGTCAACATTGGTTCTCATGATGAACACCGCCTCGGGGTGTTCCTCCACGAAGGGATGAACGTTGAAATATCCCGATGACGTCTGTGAACGGGTGTCACGGGCAAATACCGGTTTTATCGCTCCCAGGGCACCCAGTGCTGCGGATCCTTTCAGAAAAGCTCTGCGATTGAACATATTTATCTCCCTCTGTCTGCCGAGTAAGTGTTCTCTGATTGTTCAGCGACTGATTAATTACTCGTTGTTACTGGTTCTCGTAAAATCAATAACGGATATTCGAACAAAATTCAAAGGTTGTAATTCGTAAAACCATCAACATCATTAAACTACCCCGCAGCAAACTCCGAGGAATTCTTTGATAAAAAAAATATATCCGCACAATCGTACAAATCCGTGTTCTATCGAATTGGGTACATTGATAGAGTTAAGCGTCCTGTTCCGTGTCGATATCGGAAACCACACGGTTGCGGCCTTCTCGCTTGGCGGTATAGAGAAGTGAATCGGCGCGGTGTATGATCGCCGAGTGCTGACGGTCGGTGTCGCGGGCTCCCGTTACACCGATGCTGATTGTTACGGGCACACGATGGTCCTCGTATTCGAAAACCGTATTTTCGATTTCATACCGCAGTTTATCGGCAACGATTTTCCCCTGTGTTAAGTCGGTTTCAGGGAGGATAATCACAAATTCCTCTCCACCGTACCGTGCAAAGACATCGGGTTTCCGGAGTATCTCCCTGACTCGCATGGCAATTGTCTTCAGTACCTTGTCGCCGGCATCATGGCCGCAGGTGTCGTTGATGTTCTTGAAATGATCGACATCAAAAAAGATGAGCGTGAACGGCTGTTTGTACCGCTGGAAACGCTCAAGCTCCATATCGATTCGATCCTCAAAAACCCGTCGGTTGAATATCTCGGTAAGGGGATCGATGCGGCTCTGTTCTTCGAGAACCTGGTTTTTTTCGGTAATGGAAGTAATAATGGTTTCGAAGTTCTTTTTAAGTACTTCCCGTTCGTTACAGGCAGTTTCGATGCGAAGGGAAAACTCGTTTCTTTTATCACGTATGGCAGAGGATATGTGATTGAGCTTTGAAGCGAACAAAGACTTGAGATTCTCCACGGAATCCACTTCTCCGAATGATTCGGTGAGGTTTTTGATCTGTGATTCTAAATTTTCGGTGAATGTGTAATCCGCCTTATGATTTCTGTCCGTATTTTCCGTTGTTGCATCGATGATTCTCTCCAGCGCAGACAGTTTCTCGATGATTTCCCTGATAAAGGCGGTCAATGCTTCCAGTTCGGTCTGAACATCACGGATCAGCTTCTCGATGATGGTTAAGACGTATTTGCGTTGTGAAAGCAGGTAATCGAAATCATCGCTGGCCGATACACGGCTTTGAATTTCCATGAGTTCGGGATGATATTTATTCCCGAGGATTTTTTCAAGGTCCGACAGTGTGTTCAGACTCGCCTTTTTCAGTTGTTTGAATCTGCCTTCCGCAATATCACGGGCATCCTTTTTAAAAATACCCTTCAGAAACGAGTGGTTTCTATTGATATCACCTTCGGGGGAGATATCATATTTCAGAATGAGATTTTTCAAACTTCTGAGGGCCTGCTCGCGTCGCACCAGATTGGCGTTCTCTGTGAGAATATCCCTGTATTCATCGATAAAATCGGAATATATTTCGTCTCCCCGGGCACCCATTATTCCCAGTACCGCAAGGGCGAAACGTTTGTGGTAATCGACCTCGCTGTTGCACTGCACCTCGGTTTCAAGAACCATTTTCTGGAATCTCTGACGTTCAGCTTCCTTTGAATCGATACGTTTTCTGAGCCGCTCAACTTCCTCTTCAATGTTTAAACAAGGCTTTTTTTCGGGTTCCGAGGCCGGATATTTAAAGAGCTTTATCACTTCTTCTCTTTCCGAAAGAGCGTTGGAAAGCGCTCTCGTGGTTACCGCATGCCCTTTTGCGGAAAGAGCCTTTAAAATTTCGATGCACGCTTTCGCCAGAGCATCCAGTTCATTCAAATATTTTTTATTTGCCATATCCGGTTTTTCCCTGCATGATTAAAGAACATATTTATACATCTTGAACGCTTCCATTTCATATACTATAATAAACGTTCTCACGACAGTTCCTGTCAACAACAAAGTCTTTTGCGGCAACCGCTCTTTTTCTTTAAAACACTTTTTTTGAATATACCTTTTGATAAGCATAGGAAACGCTTTATCGGAAATATATGGTTTCTTCGACACTATATGATCCCCCCTGCCTGCGGCATCCCCCCTTGTTAAGAGGGGAAAAAAGCGGACAGGTGAACGGAGAGACTCTCCCTTTGTTTTATAAGGGGGAAACGGCGAAGCCGAGGGGGATCAATGATAGTGCTGATTTAAGGTGATAACCGAATACTTTTTTATGATACTTTCCTTTGCTCGCCCAAAGGAAAGTATCCAAAGGAAACGGCGCCCCGTGAAAAGCCTGTTTCCTCATTCGCTTCGCTATTTTCGGGAAGCGCAAAACTCACACATCTTCGATGTGTTCAAACAGTTGCGCTTCCTGTTCCGAAAACCGCTCGTTCATTCGGGGCTTTTCAACGGGGAATACGAATTCTCAGGCGTTTTTGGTTATACTCTGTTTATAATCATTGTATTACAATACACTTCGCTGTGGATTTTTTTAGGGATCGTCAAGTATAATCTTTTTCGATATTACGTGGAAATCTTTATAAACAGTCATACCGGAGGAGAGTACAAGATGGCACATAAACGGTTTATACTGCTGTTACTGGTTACGGTTATGGGAGCGGTTGTTTTTCTTTCCTGTGCCCGGGAATCCTTTTCCGACATGATCGGCACTGCGCTCCGTGACAATTTCGAGACCGGCGAGCTCAATTCATGGGAGAGTTATCCATACGCCGAGGACCCCGGATTCGATCCCGATATCGTCTGCGTATCCGAACCCTCATACGGCAACAGCGCTTTTTCCCTGACCCGGATACTCGAACCGAACGACACCGATTATCCGAGAGACCGTAATCTTCTCGGCATGACCAGAAAATGCCGCATCCGGACAAACAGCGGGACAGAGATCGGGCTTGCCGTATTCCTCGATGCCGACCGGAAAGCCCGTGAGATCAGAATCATCCTCTGCGCGGCGGACGGCCGCAGATTCACCCGTACCGAAAAGAACCCGCCATCCATGCAGTGGATTCCCATCAGGCGCACCCCGGGTGATTTTACCTCGGGCAGCGAAACCCTTCAGCCCGGGGTCGAAATCGAAGCGGTCGCTGTCCTCGCAGAATTCGGGACGGTGAGTCCCCACCGGAGCTATGCCATACATATCGATAACTTCGAGCTCACCGGCGAGACGGAGCGACGGTTTATCGGGGTCGATCCCGCGACAACCTTTTTCGACAAATTCCGGTTAACCGCACTCAACCGCCATTTTCATCGCGGCGAGACCATATCGCTCAGTGTACGTCCCGAGCAGGGAGACCATCCGATAAACCTGAAATCGGTAACCGCTGTCGTGTATGATTCCGGCGGCCGGGCATGTACCCGTGACAGCAGGCTTTACGATGACGGGTCCCACGGCGACAGGGCCGGTTCGGACGGCGTCTGGAGCAGCGGGGCGCTGTACCGCATCGGGAATAACGATCCCGCAGGCCGGTGGAAGCTTGTCATCAGGGGCAGCGGCTCCAACGGCGAAACGGTAGAGGACGAGTTCTTCTTTATCGTTCCCGAGCGCCGTCTGACACCCGGGGATCATCCGCGTCTCTTCTTTACCGCCGATTCGGTCGACTCGCTCAAGTCGGGCCGTACCAGCCCGATGGCGGAAAAGGCGCTCGATCACGCTGTCGCCGCGGCAAAGAAACAGCTCCTCGGCGCCGATATCTCCGGTGTCGTGGAAGGCAAAAGCGTAAACCTGGAGTTCCTCGACGGCGGTCCCTTTTCGACCACCTGGGATGACTACTCGCGCTGGAGTGTTCCCGGTTATCTTGCCGCTGATACGGTTGAAAACGGCGCTTTCCTCTATGCATTGACCGGCGACCGTGAAGCGGGGATGAAAGCGAAGGAATTCCTCCTCCGGTTTGCCGCTTTCGAGCACTGGAACCATCCCTGGTTCGATGCTCACCGCATGTATTCATACTACCCTGTGGGGCTGTGGTGCCAGGGTCTTGCGGTCGGATACGATTTCCTCTATCCCCTTATGAACGAACAGGAGCGCGCGCTGGTGAGGAAAGCGCTGCTCGAAAAGGCGATCATTCCCCATTACCGCGATCAGGTGCTCAACAACCGGCTTCCCTCGCTCATCACCAATCACATCGGGATGAATACGACAGGGATTCTGCTCGCGACCATCGCCCTCATAGGCGACGATCCCGAAAATCCCGACATGGAGCCGTACCTTTCCGGCATCCTTACCAGATACAAGGCGCATATCGATGCGGCATATCTTCCCGACGGGAGCTATGCAGAGCCCGAAACATACACGAGCACGGACGCCGAACCCCTTGTCAAGTGTCTCGCCGCCATCGAGCGGAATCTCGGCATCGACTGGACGACAACCACACCGGTGAAATCGGTTTACACATACACGGCGTACGCTTTGACCGCGAACGGTCTCAACGCGCCCTCGTTCGGCGACGGTGGACGCGATTACGGCGCAGGGCTCAGAAGGCTTCACCTCTGGCTTGCCCGCCGGACCGGAGACTCTCTGGCATGGGGACGGTATCTGTGGCAGAACGACCGTTTCCCCGGCCGTGAGGATTTCTTCGATTACCTCTGGATGCCGGAAAAAATCGAGCCGCGCCCGTTTTCGGAGCTTCCGCCGTCACAGTGGTTCCGGTCAAAGGGGAATGCCGTCTTCCGCTCGGGATGGACGGACGACGATCTCATGCTCGTTTTCCGGTGCGGCCCCCACGCCAACCATTATCACCTCGACCAGGGATCGTTCTGGTTTCTGTACAACGGCGAGCCGCTCATCACCGAAGCGGGAGTGGTGAACTATTACCGTAATCTCTACTACCGTTCGTTCTACATCCAGCCCATAGCGCACAACACCGTGCTGCTCGATGCGTATCCCGAATCCCAGCAGATAGCCGATTTTGACAACGGTATCGGGGCTCTCGATACCTTCCCCCGTATCACCTCCTGTTTTACCGGGGAGATCATCGATGCCGTGGAAGGCGAATTATCCTGCGTATACAAGGAGCGGCTTAAGGAGTTCAACCGCTCGTTCGTTTTCATGAAACCCGACTATATCGTCATGTACGACAATCTCGCGGCGGTCGGGAATGAGACATTCACCTGGATTTTCCATGCGGACGGCGCCGGGTCTATAACGGGGAACGGCAACGAGGTCGTCATTTCCCGCCCGCGGACGCAGCTCCGGATGAATATCCTCGCTCCCGCAGACCTTACGCGGATGACAAAAAAGCATGTCGACCAGGACATGAGCTTCGTTCAGCTCGGGACGCGCAACCCCGCAGCCGGGGCGCGGTTTCTGGCCGTCCTGATCCCTTCCGATCAGGAAAATGCAGCGGAACGGTCGGGGTGGACAATGAAAAAAGTCACAGAAAACGGCTGGATCGGTACGGAAATCGTGAGAGCACACCATACCGACCGTATTCTCTTCCGGACCGGGCCCGGCGGGGAAACAGTTCCTGCGGGTGAGTTTGAGACGGACGGCGACCGTTTTGCGGTAACCGGCAAGGACGACGGCACTGTGGAAAAACTCTGGGTGAGAAACGCCGCGACGGTGAAAGAGAAACGCGCGACAGTCGCGCGGACACTCCTTGAATCCGATATAAAGCTCACCATTTCAATCGCTTACCGTGACAGAGAGGTTGCCATCGAATCCGACGCCGGGAGTGCGGCTCAGCTTGCGGTATGGATCGGGAAAAAACCCGGCTCGGTGCTTCTGAACGGAGCAAAAACGCGGTTTTCGTACGATGGGTCGGACGGTCTTCTCCATGTTCCGGTGCCGCAGGGCCATTTATTCCTGATTGTCAGGTGACATCCGGCGTTCCGAACGGATTACGGCTTTACATGGCTACAGCCGGTATGCAAGAATCTGGAAGCGTGATGGCGAATCATCCACCATCTCGACATGAAATCCGCCGGCGTCAAGCAGCTCACGCATTTCCCGTTCATCGGGTATCTGATGGGAAACGATAACATGCTTGGCGTCACGGTGACGCTTATTGATGGTCTCACGGCTTGCAAGGTGAGCGATCCATAACCGTCCGCCCGGTCTGATGACCCGATGGATTTCGGCAAGCGCGCGCGGGCGGTCGCTGAAATGAGGAAATACCTGAAAACATAAAACCACGTCAAAATATTCATCCGGGACAGGTATCGTATTGACCGACCCGTGGAAGAGCCGAACCCAGTGGGGGAGATTGCGCCGCCTGGCCCCGTCGATCATTTCGTGCGATATATCGCAGGCAACAACCGCACCGTCCTGACCGACAAGGTCGGCAAGAATGGCAGTCAGGCGTCCGGTCCCGCAGCCCGGTTCAAGAATCCTGTCCCCCGGATGAATATTCCAGAGCGTGAGGCACTCCTCGAGCTTCGTCCGCTCTTCTTCATCGAAAGAAGCCATCAATCCTTCTTTCGCACACTCGTCAAAAAAAGCACCTATCACTTTTTCCTGTTCATTCATTGCTTCGCCTTCCGGTATAATCTTCGGTATCATATATTATCCTGACAGGTATAATTTATTATTTATACTATCATTAGTAATCATCAATCGTTCTCATCCGAAAAGATGTAACAGAAAAACAAATCCGTGCAAATCCGCCCGATCCGCGAAAATCCGCGTTCTAACAATATTTGTGAACAGGCCGGGCTAAGAAATTCCCGTTCTATGACCGTGTCGCCGCGAAAGAAATCCCCACAATCAGGCTCGAAACAAGCACGATGCAGGCGCCGACCGGGAGATCGAACCAGTATGCGGCCCCGAATCCCCCGAGCGCGCTTGCGGCGCCGAACACGCTGCTCAGGATGAGCGCTGTCCTGAAATTACGGGCGAGCCTGATCGCCGCAACCGCAGGATTTGAAATGAGACTGTAGAGCAGAAGTCCCCCCACGATTTCCAGATTGATGGTGATCACTCCCGCAGAGAGAATCAGGAGGAGGATGAAGATCATCCACTCGGGAATGATGAGCGCCGCCAGTTCTCGGCTGAACATGAGGGCTTTGAGCTCGTTCCGGAATATCGAGATAAAGGTTATGAGCACGACGGTCATTACCGCCATGATCAGCAGTTGTCCCCTGGTCACGAAGAGGAGACTCCCCCAGAGAAGACCGAGCATCGATGATTTCGGCCCTTCGCTCAATCCGATGCCGAGAAAGGCTATCCCGAGCATGAGCGAAAAGAGGGAACCGAGCGCCGCGTTGGGATCGATATCACGGTTTCTGAGAAGCATTCCGAGGATGACCGCTCCCGAGAGAGCCCCGATGAAAGCAGAAGCTTCCGAAGGAAATCCCATGAGTACACCGAACACCGCTCCGGCAAGGGCCGCGTGCGCCGAAAACACCGCTATGAACGGCATGCGCATCCCGACGATGAAAACACCGAGCAGCCCCGCAGTACCGCCTCCCAGAAGCGCCGCCAGCATGATCGGCCCGAATATGCTCACAAAAACCATTATCACTCCAGAACGCCGAGACGGTGGGCATGATACCGGCCACGGTGTTTATGTACCTCGATGTTGCACCCGTACAGCCGCGAAAGGATGTCTTCCCTGAGAACCTCATCGGGCGGCCCGGCTGCAAGCTCACGGCCGTTCTTGAGCAGGAGAACCTGATTGCAGCAGGACGGCAGACGGTCCACATCATGCGTAACCATGATGATGGTTTTTCCGAGGCTGTGGTAGAGGTCTTCGGTCAGCTGTGTGAGGCGTTCCTGCCAGTCGAGATCGAGTCCGGCGGTCGGCTCGTCGAGCAGAATGATCTCCGGCTGCTGGGCAAGAATACGGGCAAGCTGCACCTTGCGTTTTTCGCCGCCGGAAAGCTCACGGTACAGTCTCGCGCGGAATTCCCCGATGCCGAGCGTCGTTACGGCATCCTCGACCGCCAGCCGGTCAGCAGTGGTGAATACCCGTCCTATTCCACGGAGTCCCAGCCGTCCGAAAAGCACTACATCCTCGACCGTGACAGGGAGATCGGGGAAGAATTCGTGGTACTGGAGCAGGACACCGATTTTTTTACGGATCGCGATTTGTTCACGATGAGTTGCCGGAATGAACGGATTGCCGAGAACGCGGATGCTGCCCGACATTACGGGCTGGAGCCCGGCGAGTATCCGCAGAAGTGTGGATTTTCCCGATCCGTTCGGCCCGATGATTCCCCAGAAGTCGCCCGGGTGAACATGGAGGGAAATGGGGCCTATCACCGGTCTTTTCCGGTATCCGGTCACCACATCATCATACTGTATTACCGCTTCTGCCATGCCGCCTGTATCCTGCGGAGGTTTTCGGAAAAGAGCTCTTCGTATGTTTTCCCGTAGCCCTCCGCGCCGGGAAAATTGCTGATGACCGCCACCGGTGCCTTCATTTTTTCCCCGAGCGACAGGGCGCTCTGGGTGCCTTCCTGGTAATTGCCCACGATAAAAACGGCATCGAGTCCGATGAGTTTCTCGAAATCCTGAGGGGTTGTGTCTTCGGGGCGTTTGAGCACTCCGACCACATCAAAACCGAGCCATGTGCAGAGCTCAACGGCATTCGTCGCGGCGATGACAGGCGCCCCATGCCATTGTTCCGCTGTCTTCCGGGCCTCTGCGCCAAGTTTCTCCGTCCGGGCACCGACACCCTCGAGGGATGCGTTTATTTCGGGCGCCCGATCCGGCAGAAGTGTCACGAGCAGTTCGGCAACATGCTCCGTGAGCCTGAAATAATGCTCCGGGATGAGCGGTGACCCCGTTGTCTCGATGATGTTCATGCCGCGGACCTCGCCGCCGAGCCGTGCGATCTTTTCATCGAGGATGCTCTGGTAGTCATGCCTGATCACCATTGCCGCTCCCTTGAGGAGCGGTATCACCCGGGGGCTCAGGTCA contains:
- a CDS encoding GGDEF domain-containing protein — its product is MANKKYLNELDALAKACIEILKALSAKGHAVTTRALSNALSEREEVIKLFKYPASEPEKKPCLNIEEEVERLRKRIDSKEAERQRFQKMVLETEVQCNSEVDYHKRFALAVLGIMGARGDEIYSDFIDEYRDILTENANLVRREQALRSLKNLILKYDISPEGDINRNHSFLKGIFKKDARDIAEGRFKQLKKASLNTLSDLEKILGNKYHPELMEIQSRVSASDDFDYLLSQRKYVLTIIEKLIRDVQTELEALTAFIREIIEKLSALERIIDATTENTDRNHKADYTFTENLESQIKNLTESFGEVDSVENLKSLFASKLNHISSAIRDKRNEFSLRIETACNEREVLKKNFETIITSITEKNQVLEEQSRIDPLTEIFNRRVFEDRIDMELERFQRYKQPFTLIFFDVDHFKNINDTCGHDAGDKVLKTIAMRVREILRKPDVFARYGGEEFVIILPETDLTQGKIVADKLRYEIENTVFEYEDHRVPVTISIGVTGARDTDRQHSAIIHRADSLLYTAKREGRNRVVSDIDTEQDA
- a CDS encoding metal ABC transporter permease; this translates as MVFVSIFGPIMLAALLGGGTAGLLGVFIVGMRMPFIAVFSAHAALAGAVFGVLMGFPSEASAFIGALSGAVILGMLLRNRDIDPNAALGSLFSLMLGIAFLGIGLSEGPKSSMLGLLWGSLLFVTRGQLLIMAVMTVVLITFISIFRNELKALMFSRELAALIIPEWMIFILLLILSAGVITINLEIVGGLLLYSLISNPAVAAIRLARNFRTALILSSVFGAASALGGFGAAYWFDLPVGACIVLVSSLIVGISFAATRS
- a CDS encoding heparinase II/III family protein, with amino-acid sequence MAHKRFILLLLVTVMGAVVFLSCARESFSDMIGTALRDNFETGELNSWESYPYAEDPGFDPDIVCVSEPSYGNSAFSLTRILEPNDTDYPRDRNLLGMTRKCRIRTNSGTEIGLAVFLDADRKAREIRIILCAADGRRFTRTEKNPPSMQWIPIRRTPGDFTSGSETLQPGVEIEAVAVLAEFGTVSPHRSYAIHIDNFELTGETERRFIGVDPATTFFDKFRLTALNRHFHRGETISLSVRPEQGDHPINLKSVTAVVYDSGGRACTRDSRLYDDGSHGDRAGSDGVWSSGALYRIGNNDPAGRWKLVIRGSGSNGETVEDEFFFIVPERRLTPGDHPRLFFTADSVDSLKSGRTSPMAEKALDHAVAAAKKQLLGADISGVVEGKSVNLEFLDGGPFSTTWDDYSRWSVPGYLAADTVENGAFLYALTGDREAGMKAKEFLLRFAAFEHWNHPWFDAHRMYSYYPVGLWCQGLAVGYDFLYPLMNEQERALVRKALLEKAIIPHYRDQVLNNRLPSLITNHIGMNTTGILLATIALIGDDPENPDMEPYLSGILTRYKAHIDAAYLPDGSYAEPETYTSTDAEPLVKCLAAIERNLGIDWTTTTPVKSVYTYTAYALTANGLNAPSFGDGGRDYGAGLRRLHLWLARRTGDSLAWGRYLWQNDRFPGREDFFDYLWMPEKIEPRPFSELPPSQWFRSKGNAVFRSGWTDDDLMLVFRCGPHANHYHLDQGSFWFLYNGEPLITEAGVVNYYRNLYYRSFYIQPIAHNTVLLDAYPESQQIADFDNGIGALDTFPRITSCFTGEIIDAVEGELSCVYKERLKEFNRSFVFMKPDYIVMYDNLAAVGNETFTWIFHADGAGSITGNGNEVVISRPRTQLRMNILAPADLTRMTKKHVDQDMSFVQLGTRNPAAGARFLAVLIPSDQENAAERSGWTMKKVTENGWIGTEIVRAHHTDRILFRTGPGGETVPAGEFETDGDRFAVTGKDDGTVEKLWVRNAATVKEKRATVARTLLESDIKLTISIAYRDREVAIESDAGSAAQLAVWIGKKPGSVLLNGAKTRFSYDGSDGLLHVPVPQGHLFLIVR
- a CDS encoding ABC transporter ATP-binding protein; this translates as MAEAVIQYDDVVTGYRKRPVIGPISLHVHPGDFWGIIGPNGSGKSTLLRILAGLQPVMSGSIRVLGNPFIPATHREQIAIRKKIGVLLQYHEFFPDLPVTVEDVVLFGRLGLRGIGRVFTTADRLAVEDAVTTLGIGEFRARLYRELSGGEKRKVQLARILAQQPEIILLDEPTAGLDLDWQERLTQLTEDLYHSLGKTIIMVTHDVDRLPSCCNQVLLLKNGRELAAGPPDEVLREDILSRLYGCNIEVHKHRGRYHAHRLGVLE
- a CDS encoding zinc ABC transporter substrate-binding protein, encoding MKKLLAIVACFLFTVSLLPVTVSAASGSRSVVVSTSMLEAAAREVIPGSAPVEVVSILPPSSCPGHFDLSPRVIPLLKGAAMVIRHDYQSILDEKIARLGGEVRGMNIIETTGSPLIPEHYFRLTEHVAELLVTLLPDRAPEINASLEGVGARTEKLGAEARKTAEQWHGAPVIAATNAVELCTWLGFDVVGVLKRPEDTTPQDFEKLIGLDAVFIVGNYQEGTQSALSLGEKMKAPVAVISNFPGAEGYGKTYEELFSENLRRIQAAWQKR
- a CDS encoding methyltransferase domain-containing protein, yielding MIPKIIPEGEAMNEQEKVIGAFFDECAKEGLMASFDEEERTKLEECLTLWNIHPGDRILEPGCGTGRLTAILADLVGQDGAVVACDISHEMIDGARRRNLPHWVRLFHGSVNTIPVPDEYFDVVLCFQVFPHFSDRPRALAEIHRVIRPGGRLWIAHLASRETINKRHRDAKHVIVSHQIPDEREMRELLDAGGFHVEMVDDSPSRFQILAYRL